The following are encoded together in the Anopheles nili chromosome 3, idAnoNiliSN_F5_01, whole genome shotgun sequence genome:
- the LOC128724586 gene encoding mucin-2-like, whose protein sequence is MRDNSAMWKLLILAACLVTSGLARPDVSHLLRKTGDKQKRQNFVGASASLNGNGGAVLVEIKSDDGANGKGTASSVSLLPLQDIQPSPFRRAEDRSGYDYQRPEFPLDVHPDSNLVSPVSTQAPEYLPPEDGAESANVDKVVTPSSPSTTTTTTTTQAPTTTTTTTPAPSTTGAYPTQQDFDHNEGYGYKKPEVMLPTNINEVIGEPNDINQLATTTEPTTTTTEKTSLEYLPPKPLPELVVPKEPSTTTTRQPSTEYPSSTYPSTSGSSTTYQVPVQDFQPDTKRPEVSIYPDASATVSTVVTQQTSTELPSTSAPEYLPPDSAPEFQNRIASETSEPASTTTLLSTTTLLSQSTEPTTTLLPALPEADSLVQEEQTAETGQTPTTTSNVPVFSLADTPSVIDLINQMQETNQVLGQADFVPEVRFNEETTTITTTGGSSETTTLSSTVTTTFATSLATTDLPAVEQEQQPEARFGTDDLAGPTLIDLLTRMTTVGPLSTTQNDTITTYHPSSQTSSQTTDDPTTTAAESSADETEIQSRIADPNDGYSYQMPENGLAVPSSVAPSHTLDADGYHYKVPSVPFP, encoded by the exons ATGCGCGACAACAGCGCG ATGTGGAAGCTTCTAATACTGGCAGCGTGTCTAGTGACGAGTGGCCTTGCTCGGCCGGATGTCTCACATCTGCTGCGAAAGACCGGTGACAAGCAGAAGCGGCAAAACTTCGTTGGTGCCTCGGCGTCTCTCAACGGCAACGGTGGAGCCGTTTTGGTCGAAATTAAGTCCGATGATGGGGCAAATGGTAAAGGCACAGCATCCTCCGTCAGTTTGCTGCCTCTGCAAGACATCCAACCATCGCCGTTCCGACGGGCTGAAGATCGATCGGGGTATGACTACCAGAGGCCAGAGTTCCCATTAGACGTACATCCGGACTCGAATCTAGTCAGTCCGGTCTCGACTCAGGCACCGGAGTACCTTCCGCCGGAGGATGGCGCAGAGTCAGCGAACGTCGACAAAGTCGTTACACCGAGTTCTCCTTCGACGACAACTACAACTACTACGACGCAGGCTCCAACGACGACCACTACTACCACGCCTGCACCGTCGACAACTGGAGCGTACCCAACGCAGCAAGATTTTGACCACAATGAGGGCTACGGTTACAAGAAACCCGAGGTGATGCTTCCAACCAACATCAATGAAGTCATCGGAGAGCCAAATGACATCAATCAGCTTGCGACGACCACAGAACCGACGACGACAACTACCGAGAAGACGTCCCTGGAGTATCTGCCACCAAAACCACTGCCGGAGTTGGTGGTACCCAAGGAACCAAGTACGACGACAACGCGACAACCTTCCACGGAGTACCCGTCTTCAACGTATCCGTCGACAAGCGGCAGCTCGACGACATACCAAGTCCCTGTTCAGGACTTCCAACCCGACACGAAGCGCCCGGAAGTGTCCATTTATCCCGACGCATCGGCAACCGTTTCCACGGTAGTAACGCAACAGACCTCGACTGAGCTTCCATCGACGTCAGCACCGGAGTACCTTCCACCAGACAGTGCGCCCGAGTTCCAGAACCGCATAGCGTCCGAGACGAGTGAACCTGCGTCAACTACCACACTTCTGAGCACCACAACCCTGCTCAGTCAATCCACGGAACCGACGACGACACTGTTGCCCGCCCTCCCGGAAGCGGACAGCCTGGTGCAGGAAGAACAAACGGCCGAAACAGGACAAACCCCTACGACCACGTCCAACGTGCCAGTCTTCTCGCTCGCTGACACCCCATCCGTGATTGACCTCATCAACCAGATGCAGGAGACAAACCAGGTCCTCGGTCAGGCGGACTTTGTGCCGGAAGTGCGATTCAACGAAGAaacaaccaccatcaccactaCGGGTGGGTCCAGCGAAACAACAACACTTTCGTCCACCGTGACGACCACCTTCGCGACGTCACTGGCCACGACGGATCTTCCCGCGGTGGAACAGGAACAACAACCTGAGGCGAGATTTGGAACTGACGACTTGGCGGGACCTACGTTGATAGATCTACTCACACGGATGACCACAGTTGGGCCACTATCGACGACACAGAACGACACCATTACGACGTACCATCCGTCTTCGCAAACCAGCAGCCAGACTACTGACGATCCTACGACAACGGCCGCGGAATCTAGCGCCGATGAGACGGAGATCCAGTCCAGGATAGCCGACCCGAACGATGGCTACAGCTATCAGATGCCAGAGAACGGGCTCGCCGTTCCATCGTCAGTGGCACCGTCTCACACGCTCGATGCCGATGGGTACCACTATAAGGTGCCGTCGGTTCCATTCCCTTAG
- the LOC128723435 gene encoding clavesin-1-like yields the protein MTGTIDLNKAPDSYAAYSFALSDKFKIVAQDELREDDDMRESALKQFREWIAKHPLIRKCRTDAPFLLRFLRTKKFSIPAATEMLEKYLMIRQVYPNWFFKLDINDPELEAIIDSGYLFPLPERDEQGRRIIFSNSGKFDTSRFTSAQLIKIHSLVLETLMDEEESQISGYVHIMDDSELTIGFLSVWSFADIRNLAHCVQNSLPMRQKENHFVNLPSFANKLSEFILSVLSEKLRNRVHVHRGWDELKTKINPKLLPKEYGGTVPVAECIAQFKKQMKQRRDIVLALDDMEIEINKNSIPWADSTDADIASGVIGSFRKLEVD from the exons A TGACTGGCACTATTGACCTCAACAAAGCCCCGGACAGCTATGCGGCCTATTCCTTTGCCCTATCGGACAAGTTCAAAATCGTGGCCCAGGACGAGCTACGCGAGGACGACGACATGCGGGAAAGCGCCCTGAAGCAGTTCCGCGAGTGGATCGCCAAGCATCCGCTCATTCGCAAATGCCGTACGGATGCGCCGTTCCTGTTACGGTTCTTGCGCACGAAAAAATTCTCCATCCCAGCCGCCACGGAGATGCTGGAGAAGTATCTCATGATCCGGCAGGTGTACCCGAACTGGTTCTTCAAGCTCGACATCAACGATCCCGAGCTGGAGGCGATCATCGACAGTGGATATCTATTCCCGCTGCCCGAACGTGATGAACAAGGGCGCCGGATCATCTTCTCCAACTCGGGCAAGTTCGACACAAGCCGGTTCACCTCAGCCCAGCTGATCAAGATCCACTCGCTGGTGCTGGAGACGCTGATGGACGAAGAAGAGTCGCAGATCTCCGGTTACGTGCATATAATGGACGATTCCGAGCTTACTATTGGCTTCCTGAGCGTCTGGTCGTTCGCGGACATCCGCAACCTGGCACACTGCGTGCAGAATTCGCTCCCGATGCGGCAAAAGGAGAACCACTTCGTCAATCTTCCGTCTTTCGCGAACAAACTGTCGGAGTTCATCCTGTCGGTGTTGAGTGAGAAGCTGCGCAACCGCGTGCACGTACACCGCGGTTGGGACGAGCTGAAGACTAAGATCAACCCGAAATTGTTGCCGAAGGAGTACGGTGGTACCGTTCCGGTGGCGGAGTGTATTGCTCAGTTCAAGAAGCAGATGAAACAGCGCCGTGACATCGTACTCGCGCTAGATGATATGGAGATCGAGATCAACAAGAATAGCATCCCGTGGGCGGATAGTACGGACGCGGACATTGCGAGCGGTGTGATCGGAAGCTTCCGTAAGCTGGAAGTTGACTAA